In Vigna angularis cultivar LongXiaoDou No.4 chromosome 8, ASM1680809v1, whole genome shotgun sequence, one DNA window encodes the following:
- the LOC108344345 gene encoding uncharacterized protein LOC108344345, with product MAGMIHSNLSVFVEKGYDDWCVKMEAILGFQEVDEIVKKGFKEPPKGDSEEVKKLYKENKRLDCKARMLLQQCVSEAIFQKISKADTTKEVWDILQEDYGNSVKVKKIRLQSLQRQYELLYMGEQETVMEYIGRIQVVVNAMRACQKIVKDKKIVEKILRTLTPEYDHIVVAIEESKDLEEMKVEELQNSMEAHEQRLTERKNAEKDVVQSMNQALQVRNNRSFKGRGPGRGRRRTRGGRTGGRDMKPSE from the coding sequence ATGGCCGGAATGATTCACAGTAACCTATCGGTATTTGTCGAAAAGGGCTACGATGATTGGTGCGTGAAAATGGAAGCGATTCTTGGGTTCCAAGAAGTGGATGAAATTGTCAAAAAAGGTTTCAAAGAACCACCGAAGGGTGATTCGGAAGAGGTGAAGAAACTatacaaagaaaataagagGCTGGACTGCAAAGCACGGATGTTGCTGCAACAGTGTGTATCTGAGGCAATTTTCCAGAAAATATCGAAGGCCGACACGACAAAGGAAGTGTGGGATATACTGCAAGAGGACTACGGAAACTCTGTAAAGGTCAAGAAGATCAGGTTGCAATCTCTACAGCGACAGTACGAGCTCCTCTACATGGGTGAGCAAGAGACGGTGATGGAGTATATTGGGAGAATTCAAGTTGTAGTCAATGCCATGAGAGCATGCCAAAAAATCGTGAAGGATAAAAAGATTGTCGAGAAGATACTTCGAACCTTAACACCAGAGTACGATCACATCGTGGTTGCCATAGAGGAAAGTAAGGATCTTGAAGAAATGAAAGTGGAAGAACTGCAGAATTCTATGGAGGCGCATGAGCAGCGCTTAACTGAAAGAAAGAATGCAGAAAAGGATGTGGTGCAAAGCATGAATCAAGCGCTGCAGGTCAGAAACAATCGGAGCTTCAAAGGTCGTGGACCTGGAAGAGGCAGAAGACGGACACGCGGTGGCCGAACGGGTGGTAGAGATATGAAACCCTCTGAATAA